One part of the Terriglobia bacterium genome encodes these proteins:
- the cas2 gene encoding CRISPR-associated endonuclease Cas2 encodes MFILITYDVSTVEKAGRRRLRRVAQACKDYGLRVQNSVFECKVDAKNWVLLRARLLEEINEKEDSLRFYFLDADVTFEHHGTKKPIDLEEPLIV; translated from the coding sequence ATGTTTATCCTAATTACGTACGATGTCTCCACGGTTGAAAAAGCCGGTCGGCGACGGTTGCGCCGGGTCGCCCAGGCATGCAAGGACTATGGTCTGCGGGTCCAGAACTCGGTCTTTGAATGCAAGGTGGATGCGAAGAACTGGGTGCTGTTGAGGGCTCGACTTCTAGAGGAGATCAACGAGAAAGAGGATTCCTTGCGATTTTACTTCCTGGACGCCGATGTGACCTTTGAGCATCATGGCACCAAGAAACCGATTGATCTCGAGGAACCGCTCATTGTGTAA
- the cas1c gene encoding type I-C CRISPR-associated endonuclease Cas1c — protein MKQNTLYLTTQGAYVSRDHLTLKIEVEKELKLAVPIHHLESVCIFGHSLMSPPAAELCWEHGVPINYFSENGYFIGRWEGVPNTSVLLRRAQYRVADDRRASALIARQCVAGKLQNSRQSVLRSARETTATEERDRLQSCATDLASLLRMLEHVGDLDEIRGMEGQGANVYFGVFDFHLRQQRDDFSFRVRSRRPPRDAVNCLLSFLYALVRHDCIAALTATGLDPFVGYLHAERPNRPSLALDLMEEFRPLLADRLAITMINRKQIGPKDFAPREGGAVEFSPTGRKAVITGYQTRKQETVQHPVLEQQCRIGQLMLIQARILARHLRGDIPEYLPCVLR, from the coding sequence ATCAAACAGAACACACTTTACCTCACGACTCAAGGGGCCTATGTCTCCCGAGATCACCTTACTCTGAAAATAGAGGTGGAGAAGGAATTGAAGTTGGCGGTTCCAATCCATCACCTGGAATCGGTCTGCATTTTCGGACACAGCCTGATGAGCCCTCCCGCCGCGGAGTTGTGCTGGGAGCACGGGGTGCCAATCAATTACTTCAGCGAAAACGGCTACTTCATCGGCCGCTGGGAAGGGGTGCCGAACACCAGCGTGCTGTTGCGTCGCGCCCAGTACCGCGTGGCGGATGATCGACGGGCTTCGGCGCTGATTGCGCGTCAATGCGTCGCCGGCAAGCTGCAAAATTCACGCCAGAGTGTGTTGCGCTCTGCCCGGGAAACGACAGCAACAGAAGAACGAGATCGGCTGCAGTCTTGTGCCACCGACCTGGCGTCGTTGCTGCGCATGCTGGAGCACGTGGGAGACCTCGATGAGATTCGGGGAATGGAAGGGCAGGGGGCCAATGTCTATTTTGGGGTCTTCGATTTCCACTTGCGGCAACAGCGGGACGATTTTTCGTTTCGCGTGCGCAGCCGCCGCCCACCCCGGGACGCCGTCAACTGCCTGCTCTCTTTTCTGTATGCCCTCGTGCGCCACGACTGCATTGCCGCCCTGACGGCCACCGGACTCGATCCGTTTGTCGGCTATCTCCACGCAGAGCGGCCTAATCGTCCTTCCCTGGCCCTCGATCTGATGGAGGAATTCCGCCCCCTTCTCGCCGACCGGTTGGCCATCACCATGATCAATCGAAAACAGATCGGTCCGAAGGATTTTGCTCCGCGTGAAGGCGGCGCGGTGGAGTTTAGCCCAACCGGGCGAAAGGCCGTCATTACGGGATATCAGACACGAAAACAGGAAACCGTGCAACATCCGGTCCTGGAACAGCAGTGCCGGATTGGACAGTTGATGCTTATTCAGGCCCGGATCCTGGCCCGCCATCTGCGGGGCGATATTCCGGAGTATCTGCCGTGTGTGTTGCGGTGA
- the cas7c gene encoding type I-C CRISPR-associated protein Cas7/Csd2, giving the protein MKKPDTPKHAYLDTLDQLGARTVNGRQEFVFFFDALDCNPNGDPDAGNLPRIDPETQHGLVTDVCIKRKIRNTIQMWADNQSPYRIFIQNTEALNSLIAKAEPRAKKEADPKTGKEKEIERNREEREHAKKWMMDNFYDIRSFGAVMSTGANAGQVRGPIQIGFSRSIDPIFQVDCSITRIAITTQEDFERKQTEMGRKALVNYGLYRLHGFYNPFLASQDLNKTSGTGFKAADLAVLYRALANMFEFDHSASRGEMHAQALFVFEHTDSLGNAPSHQLFQLIPKPNRVDNNVIPRNVTDYCFASLPKNGEYVAGFPKVIFHTLLNNIPVNAEEVDNV; this is encoded by the coding sequence ATGAAAAAACCGGACACGCCAAAACACGCTTACCTCGACACGCTCGATCAGCTCGGCGCAAGAACCGTCAACGGGCGCCAAGAGTTCGTATTCTTCTTTGACGCGCTTGACTGCAACCCGAACGGCGACCCGGATGCTGGCAACCTGCCGCGAATTGATCCCGAAACCCAACATGGGCTCGTAACCGACGTCTGCATCAAGCGAAAAATCCGCAACACGATCCAGATGTGGGCGGACAACCAATCACCGTACCGGATTTTTATCCAGAACACGGAGGCGCTGAACAGCCTCATTGCCAAGGCGGAGCCCCGAGCAAAGAAGGAAGCCGACCCGAAGACTGGCAAGGAGAAGGAAATTGAGCGGAACCGGGAGGAACGGGAGCACGCCAAGAAATGGATGATGGACAACTTCTATGACATCCGCAGCTTTGGCGCGGTCATGTCCACGGGCGCGAACGCCGGTCAGGTCCGCGGGCCGATTCAGATCGGATTCAGTCGTTCAATTGACCCCATTTTCCAAGTGGACTGCTCAATCACCCGGATCGCGATCACTACCCAGGAAGATTTTGAGCGCAAGCAAACGGAGATGGGGCGAAAGGCGCTGGTCAACTACGGCCTGTATCGGCTACACGGATTCTACAATCCTTTCCTCGCGTCTCAAGACCTGAACAAAACCAGCGGAACCGGCTTCAAGGCAGCCGATCTCGCAGTTTTGTATCGCGCCCTGGCGAACATGTTTGAGTTCGACCATTCCGCGAGCCGAGGCGAGATGCACGCGCAAGCGCTCTTTGTGTTCGAGCACACCGACTCGTTGGGCAACGCCCCATCTCACCAATTGTTCCAACTTATCCCCAAGCCAAATCGGGTCGACAACAACGTGATTCCCCGGAATGTCACGGATTATTGCTTTGCGTCGCTGCCGAAGAACGGCGAGTACGTTGCCGGTTTCCCGAAAGTCATATTCCACACATTGTTGAATAACATTCCGGTAAATGCAGAAGAAGTTGACAACGTATAG
- the cas4 gene encoding CRISPR-associated protein Cas4: MITLQNPNSEVPNQAEAFPLSLLNDYAFCPRRAGLKLIEGLRGDNEHTALGTLLHEHTDAPGYETENTVTLLRALPLFSNRYGLVGKADIVEMRDGKPTPVEYKKGKKRPFENDDIQLCAQGLCLEEMFSVEVPQGFIYHAASKRRRDVIFDGRLRTETVYVIECVRKMLAEGRVPPAVLLPHCEGCSLRGVCLPEITRAQSHKEQEQFRRALWSE; the protein is encoded by the coding sequence GTGATAACATTGCAGAACCCAAATTCGGAAGTTCCAAACCAGGCGGAGGCTTTCCCGCTCTCCCTGCTCAACGACTACGCCTTTTGTCCGAGGCGTGCCGGCTTGAAACTGATCGAGGGTCTACGCGGAGACAATGAGCACACCGCCCTCGGTACGCTGCTGCACGAGCACACCGACGCCCCGGGTTACGAGACCGAGAACACGGTGACGTTGCTGCGGGCGTTGCCGCTCTTTTCCAATCGCTACGGCCTGGTCGGCAAGGCGGACATTGTTGAGATGCGAGACGGGAAGCCAACTCCCGTCGAATACAAGAAAGGGAAGAAGCGGCCCTTCGAAAACGACGATATCCAACTTTGTGCCCAGGGTCTTTGCCTCGAAGAAATGTTCAGCGTGGAGGTGCCCCAAGGATTTATTTATCACGCCGCAAGCAAGCGCCGGCGTGATGTCATTTTTGATGGCCGGTTGAGGACGGAAACGGTTTACGTCATCGAATGTGTGCGCAAGATGCTGGCGGAAGGCCGGGTGCCCCCAGCGGTGTTGCTGCCGCACTGTGAGGGATGCTCGCTGCGCGGAGTGTGCCTTCCCGAAATCACCCGAGCACAGAGCCACAAAGAGCAGGAACAGTTTCGACGCGCTCTGTGGTCGGAGTGA